In Leptospira venezuelensis, the DNA window TCTATCTGATGGTAAAGAAGAAATAGAAGTGGTGACTCTTTTGTCCGGGTTTGAAATTTTTATAGACGTACTTGAAAAATATCTCCCTCAAAAAATCGTAGAAAAAGCTCTAGAAAAGTATGAAATCTTTTTAAAGAAGCATCCTTGAAAAGCGTATTCTATTTAGGTATTAATGAGTTTACCGGGAGAAAGCGGAATTTTCGTTTAAGTATCTTGACTTCTCTCTGTGGACTTTATGTGAACTATGAAGATAATTCTTTCCTTTTCAGAATTTCTCCCTTCGATTTTTTTAGTACTATGTCTAAACCGGAAAAATATCCATACAGCGTTCAGCAAAAAGTAGCCTGGGGAGATATGGATGCATTTGGTCATGTGAATAATGTGGTCTATGCAAGATATTTTGAAACTGCCAGGGCCTCTTATTTTGATGATATGGGTCTTTGGGAATCTCCTCAAAAGCCTATGGAGGGTGGACCGGTCCTTACTCATATAGAAATGGATTATAGAAAGCAGGTTCGTTTTCCGGAGACGATTGATATTTCCGTAAAATTGGAATCAGTTAAGAACAGATCTTTTTCGATCGTTTGTTCCATGTGGAATCAAGCAGGGGAATGCGTCTTGACTGGAAAAGCGGAACTGTTATGGTTTAATTTTTCTACTGGTAAACCGGTGGCGATTCCAGATGTCTACAAGGAACAATTCTTCCAACAAAACAAATGAAATACCGGCAATCACAAGCGTAAAAGAATTCTTATCCGAGGAATCTCTTTCGCGATTTCGTTTCGCGATGTCCCTTTTTCTTTTTTTTGCTGGATTCGGCTTGTTGTTAGGCGATCCTTCTTCCCAAGGAATATACGATCCAAAATGGATAAGGGTCGCTCACGTTTCTCTCATTTGTATCTCTTTATTCCTAAGTTTTAAATTCGAAAAATTTAAAAAATACTCTGAACTAGTTTTACTCTTCCATTTTGCTGTGATGAGTATTCATTCATTTTATCTTTTATATGTGAATGGTTTGTATTTGGGCTATTTATTTGGATTGATACTCGTTGTATTCAGTACTGGGGTTTCCATTAATAACCGGAGAGTACTAATTCCAGTTCTACTTTTATTCATTGCTATCGCATTCTTTGTCGGGATACATGTGAAAGATCCTAAGATAGATGTTGGGATGTATTATTTTGGTCTGATCTCTTCCGGGATCTTGTCAGTGCTTGTGATTGGTTTTAGAATGAAAACATTCGAAACATTGTTAGAAGCAGATGTGCAGATGGAAAAAATTCAGACCAATATGGAAGAAGAATTATCCATCGCTCAGAAAACACAAAAAGGTCTTGTGGATCTTGACTTTCCGGAGGCCGGTAATTTTAGGATCTATTCTTATTTTAAACCTTTGGAAAGTGTAGGCGGTGATCTGATCAAAACAAATTTGGGTAAAGAAGGGGAGCTTGACTTTTTCTTTGCCGATGCTGCTGGCCATGGAGTTTCTGCGGCAATGGTTTCCGCTATGGCTGTGATGGCATTTAAGACTACTGCTCCTATTGCGGAAAGCCCGTCTAAAGGATTAACCATGATTCATGAGTCTTTAATGACAATGATCGGTGGATTTTTTATCACCGCAGTTTATATGAGATTGGATAGAAAGAAAAAAAGTCTGACCTATTCGTATGCAGGGCATCATCCAGCAGTTTTAATCAAGTCAGATGGTTCTGTCCAAGAATTGACTGGAAAAGGAACGGTACTACTTGCACTTCCTAAACTATTCAATCGTGATTACGAAGTTATATTAGAATCGGGGGATAGAGTTATATTGTTCTCGGATGGAATGTTTGAGTTTTATACCGAAGAAAAAGAATTTTTCGGTAACGAAGCATTCTTGGATCTGATTCGAGATTATACATCTCTTTCTGGCAGAGTATTTTTAGATTCTTTGGGAGAAGCAGTTATTGGACTACATTCTTCTCCTCCTAGAGATGATATGACTATGTTATATTTGGAAGTTCTTTGAACTAAAAAACATCTTGCTCTTCTTGCAAGAAGAGTTAGTATCGCTGCCCATGTGCGATACTTTTGTGGTCACTCCGGATTCCACTTCTTCCGGAAAAATGATCTTTGGAAAAAATTCAGACAGAGAACCTAACGAGCCCCAATGTCTTGTAAGATATCCCGAAACGGTTTCTAAGGAGAGCCAGAAAAGACTTACATTCATAGATGTTCCTAATTCCAAAAAAGCCAGAGAAGTTTTGATCTCTCGCCCTCTTCATATGTGGGGAGCGGAGATGGGGGCAAATTCAAAAGGTGTTGTGATCGGTAACGAGGCAGTATTTACCAAACTTAAGATCGAAAAGAAGAATGATGGTCTTACTGGGATGGATCTTCTACGTCTTGGATTAGAACGTTCCGATACAGCTTCAGAAGCAAGAGATCTGATTATAGAATATTTGGAAAGATTTGGCCAAGATGCATGCGGCGGTTATTCAAATCGGGACTTTTTCTACCATAATAGTTTTATAATTGCTGATCCTAAAGAAGCCTTTGTCCTGGAAACTGCAGACAGATATTGGGCTTGGAAGAAGATTAAAGGTTTTTATGCGATCTCAAACGGTCTTACCTTAGAATCTGATTACGACGGTCTTCATTCTCATGCGATCGATTTTGCAAGAGCAAAAGGTTGGCTGAAAAAGGGACAAACTTTCTCTTTTAAAGAAGCTTTCTCTGATTCTCTATTTACTAGTTTCAGTAAATGTAAAGTTCGAAGAGAGATCGTTACCGATGGTGGAAAATTTTTCGGTCCTAAGTTAGGTGTTGCAGAGGCAATGCAAATTCTAAGGTTAGAAGGTAAAGAAAAGGGGAGTGTTCCTCTTTCTATCAGCCAAGGAGGTTTTCCTTCTAAGAGTATAGGTTATTCCCCAGCTCAGTCAGGTATGGGTTCAGTGTGTCTCCATGCAGGAGGTCCGCTTTCTCCTAACCAAACTACTTCTTCTTTTGTTGCGGAACTGGATACAAATCCTGCTTATTCTCAGTTTTGGGCAACAGGTTGTTCTATTCCTTCGTTATCTGTTTTTATCCCATTCTCTATTCCAGGGAAAACTTTCTTAGAAGGAGATATTGTTCAACCGGGTGTAAATCCGGATTCTTCTTTATGGTGGAATCATGAAATTTTATATAGGCTTTGTCTGAAAAATTATGATAAGGCAGTTTCGATCTTTAGCGCAGAACTGAAGGAGAAACAAGAAAAATATATTCAAAAAGTAGAATATACACTTGGTTTAGGTCGGAATTTCTCTTTAGATCCAGTTACTAAAGAAGCTTCGGAAGAAGTAGACAGACTTTATAAAAAATGGAGAACCCAAGTATTAGAACTTGCTGTAAACGGAAATATTCTTCCGAACTTCTGGTCTTCTCCACTTTATAATCTGAGTTGGGCAATTTGGAATCGCAAGGCACATATCAATTCCAGAGTTCTTAAGGGGATTGATTTGCCTTACGAATCCGCATATTTATGAATTCCACAAGAAGTGAGAATGCCATAGAGAAGTATATATATCCTTTTGGAATATGGAAATGTAAACCATCTGCAAACAGCATCACTCCTATCATGATCAAAAAGGATAAAGCCAAAATTTTCATGGTAGGATGTTCGTTGATAAAGTCGCTTACCTTTCCTGAAAATATTAACATTATTATAAGAGAAATGACCACAGCGAGAACCATCACCATTAGATTTCCTGAAAGCCCCACTGCAGTAATGATAGAATCTACGGAAAAAATAATATCTAAAATGATGATTTGAACGATGACATTCAAAAAAGAAGGAGAAGATCCTGTGTCTAGATCAGTTTCACCTTCTTCCATTTTGTGATGGATCTCACTTGTACTTTTCGCCATTAGAAAAAGCCCACCACCAAGCATGATCAGGTCTCTTCCTGTTACTGTAAAATCTCCAACTTGGAAAAGTCCGTTTGTGAGACTTGCAAGCCAACTTACAGTAAATAATAAACCGATTCTAAAGCCTAACGCTGCTAAAAGCCCGATAGTTCGTCCACCTGCTTGTTGCTCTTTAGGAAGTTTGCCTACTACTATGGAGAGAAATACGATATTATCAATCCCTAGAACGATTTCCATTGCTGTGAGGGTTAGAAGAGAGACAATAAGGTCTATAATATGCAAATCCATTGTAGAAAGAAATTCGTCTAAGGACTAGAAAAGCAATCGATTTCCATTCCGGTATCGTAGAAGAATTGAAAGAGAGATGAAATTCCTACCGAAAGAAATTTTGGAATCCAAGGTCGAAGGAAGAAATTTAACCGGCCCGAGCTTTGGGGACAATCTTCCTCAAAAACCTAGTTTGCTTGTTTTTCTGCGGCACCTAGGCTGTATATTTTGCAGGGAAACAGTGGAGGACCTTCGTGCATTTAGTTCTGAAATGGCTGCTTTCCCGCCTGTTCTATTTGTATATCCTGACTCGGTAAGAGATGGAGAAGAATTTTTTTCCCGATTCTGGCCTGAGGCAAAAGCAATCTCAAATCCAAGTGCTTCCTTTTACGAACAGATTAATGTGTTAGAGGGCAATTTAATCGAATTAGCTGGCCCAGAAGTTTGGGTGAGTGCAGTGCGTGCTCTTGCAAAAGGAAATTTTTACGGCGTCCAAGGCAGGCATTTGCTTAGAATGCCCGGCGTTTTTTTAGTTTTGAAGGACAGAATTCTTTGGACTCATTCCTACCGCCATATTGGAGACGAACCAGATTGGAGTAAAATACCTGGTTGTACACCTTTACCTACGGATGAGTATGATCCAGGAATTCTGCCGGCTTAGTATCCTACATCTTACATCCTATTTCCTGGAGGAGGAGGTGGAAGTGCAGCTCTACATGCAGCCGTTAACTTACTTTCGTTTTCTCTCATACATCTCATATGAGAAGGCCCACGTTCTACGTTTTTACAATATTTTTCATCATCTGCAGCGCAAGCTGATCTGAATTTTTCGAACCGAGCCATCATTTCGTTTATATGATTCTTACATGCCTCTGATAGTTTGGACATATATTCTTTCAAACAACGATCTGTTTCGTGTCCAGGTCCGGAATCTTTACAGTAAGTTTGTCTTTCCGTTTTGCATGGATCTTTGCCAGGAGGTCCCCCAGGCCTACCGTTTGGCTGTGCGAATGCAGCTCCGGTTAAGACGAGTGCTAATGCAGAATGTAAGATTATTTTTTTCATAGTGTGTTCTCTTGCGGGAGTTATTAGTTCCTTGGTTTTGTTTAAAGATGGGACCTGATCGATTTAGAAATTAGTTCCGGAATATCTAAGTTATGAAAAATATAATCATCTATAAACGAACAGATTATTTCCGATTTAATTTGATTTATCGGGAACATTCTCTGAGAATTTCGGTTTTTAGATTTTCTTTCTTAAAAGAACAAGACCAGCTTTAAAGAAAGCCGATTCTTTTATTATTTCATATTCTGGAAATAAACAATGTTGGCTTGGGCTACTACTAAAACTTTTACCAATATGACCCCAGAGATAAATCAAATAAGATCCTTTAGATTTATTCTCACTATTAAAATTGGTATTCGCTTCGCATTTTTCAATTTTTTCTTCAGGAAGGTAATGGGATTGATGATCCGGATAAATCGATACAAAAGAAAGTTTATGATTTATTCCTAATTCATATTTAATTTTTTCTACTTGGATCGAAATGTTGCGATACTCTTCTTTTTTATAATACTTTTTGGTATAAGTTTTAAAGTCATATAATTGAATGCTCGCTGAAAAAAGAATTGAGAAGTAAAATGTCTTTTTCCATTTTTCCGAAAATTCAGAATTCAAGAATATGAGTAATATATATGCAGTTGATATTACTATAATATTACGATCCAAGATCATTGGTAGATTCGCAAAAATTTGAAGAGAATATAGGACCAATGAGTAAAAGACTACAATCGCATAAAGGGAGAAAAATTTTAAATTTTTAGGAGAACGGCGAAACTCGCTTATTGTTGTAAAAATAAGACTTGGGAAATACGTTAGTATGCCTCTCCCGAAAAATAGAAACATGATAGTTAAAGGAAAGGTAAATTCAGCTGGTGGGATATGTTTCATTGGGACCATTTTATGCCCAGCAGTGGTAAATAAATACCAAGGGATAAACGAAATTAAGATTAAAGACCCAGTGATTCCCCATAAAATGGCCTTACTTTTCTCTTTGTTGAATACATTATAAAGAAAATGTATAATGATAATTGAACCTGCCCAAATTAACCCGAGGTAATGAATCCAAGATTCAATTAATAGAATTAGGAAAGTGAGGAGCCATACATACGAGGTCTGGTATTGATCGTGGACCATTGATAATACAATTGCCAACAGGCCAAAGGAAGCCATAAGACTATAAGATCTTGCTTCTTGGCTGTACAATAAAAGTATCGAGCATGCGGATAAACTTGCAGCTAATCCGAGAGACATTATTAGATTTTTATTGATTCGAAAGTAATAAATAACTGTAACAATAATGATTGAAATGATATTGGCAAAGGATGATAGAGATCGTACGGAAAAATCAGAATCTCCAAAAAGTTTAATCCAATAATATAGAATGATTTGGTATCCAGGAGGATGGACATCCCATTTAATTCCTTCTAACAAATCTGGGATAGAGGCAACATTTGCACTATGAGTAACTGAAAATAACTCATCGAACCAAAGACTTTGGTCTGTTAATTTATAGAATCTAAGATAAAAACCAAGCACCGTCAGAACGAAGAAGATGGAGGCTATTATTTTTTCCGAAAAAAATATATTTAAAGCTCGTTTTATTTTCATTAATGTTTCTGACATTGAATTTGCAAGATGAGTCAATTTTAGTGCTAAGTCAAACTATTTGTTAGGGATCAATCCTTAGTTGGAGGTTCTATCTATATTATTCTACAAAAAATAATCTCTCCTCTTTTCTCGGGAACCTTCTCGTATTACCGGGTTTACTTAAATGCAAAAAATATCTAAATCATTTTCTCGGATGAATTCGAGAGAATACGGAGTTTGCATTGAAAAGAAAAGATTTTCTAAAAAGTATATTTGTATCTGGTGCCGTTTTTACCGGACTAACGAGTTCCTGTAATTCTCAAAAAGATAATTCTACTTCTAATCTTGGTCTATTACAGGGAATTCTGGATACTTCTTCCTGCAATATAACTGATGTTTCCAGCACTTCTGTATGTTCTTTGATCCCAAAAGAAACGGAAGGCCCTTATCCTTTGGACCTTAGTTCCAATTCTTCTTATTTTCGTCAGGATATCACAGAAGGAAAAACTGGAGTTCCTTTGAGTCTTGTGTTAACGATCCAAAATATAAATGATAATTGTAACCCTATCTCGAATGCAAGAGTAGATATTTGGCATTGTGATAAAGACGGATATTATTCCGGATACAAGGAATCTGGATATTTGGGAATTAGGAATTATATAGGCGAAACATTCTGCAGAGGGATACAACTCACCGATAGTTCTGGTATCGTGAATTTTACTACGATCTATCCAGGATGGTATTCGGGAAGAGTAACTCATATTCATTTTCAAGTGTATTTGAATAATGGACTTGTGGCAACTTCTCAAATCGCTTTCCCCGAAGACATTACGAAAACTATATATAATACTTCATTGTATTCAGATCATGGACAAAATACATCCGTCCCTGGGAATTGTTATGACAATATATTCAATAATTCTTCTTCTGATCTAAGTTTGGAATTGTGTACGATTACCAAGGATAATTCCACAGGCGGATATATTGCGAGTCTCACAGTGGGGATCGCTAATTAAAAAAATACAGATAAGTTCGTCTTAGTTCCCAGAATCAGACCTAAGGCGAACGGTTCCATTTTTATATTTGTGGAAGATCGGGGCTTCTATTTCGAAATCCGATCATGGAAAAATTATCTGAAAAAGACAAAAGACTTATCTCATCCGTTGAATTTTATTTTAGAGAAGGTAATTCCGAACAATTTTTAAAAGAAGCATGGACCTGGGCCTGGGCACTTGCCAGAGGAAGATATCATTTGGACGAAGATTCCTGTTCTGAGATCGTTCTGAAATTGGTGTTGGATGCGGAGGAAGTGTTACATCTGTACAGGGAAAGAGGTTATTCCAATTTTCCCGCTTTTTTTACGACATATACTAAAAACTTAATATGGAATCAGCGGCGAAAAGAGATTCGACTCAACAAAAATGAAATTCTATCAGATGGATTCGAAAGATTTTATGATCCAAGATCCGAATTCACTAAGGACATACTAAGTGAAAGACAGAAAACTTCAATTTTAATCCGGAAAATTCTTTCTGAAATGGATCCCATTGCTTCTCTCATTCTCAAATTGAAACATAGGATCCCTCTAAATTTAAAAGATTCCAGATTATTCTATTCTAAGCTTAAAAAGAAAAAATTAAAACTTAGAGATTATTATGGAAAAGATCTAGAAGAAGAAAGGAAATCTTGGATTAGAAAAAAGGAGTTAAACGAGAAACTTTCCAGGCTTTATCAAAATATGCAAATCCATCATTTCGAAAATTCAGAAAAGTGGAAAATTTCCAGAAAACAATTGCTCGAAGTCTGCGGTTCTGTAATGGAAGAAAAAAGTTTTAAAAAGATAGGCTGGTATTTAGGGCTCAGTGAACATTCGGTTAGAAAATCGTATTATTTTGGGATTTCCGAAATAAAAAGAAAAGAAGATCTGAAAAAGATCAGATTTTTGGAAGCAGCCTAAAGATTAATCTTTACCTTCTTCGGGTCGGATCGTAGGGATGAAAAGTTTTCTCAAAAGTTTTGATTTATTTTTGAGTCCTGAAATTTCTGCGATCATATTCGCAACTAACCTTTGGCCAGCTTCCATTCCTTTTGTAACGGAACGATTTAAAAGTTTTGAACTTGTTGTGACCATACTCAATTCGGATTCTTCCGGAGAGATGACTCTGATTTTTACACCTTTAGGCGGGGAATGGATGATTCGAACCGCACGATTATACATAGTATGATGCACTTTACTGATCATATGTGAAAGTTTTTTGTTAGAAGGATAGGAAAGCCAACCTTGGAACCCTGGAATTGGATCTGAAAATTCATCCTCAGGGCTATTTAATACAACAGTAATATCCTTATAACCTGCTTGGATAACAGACTCAACGGGGATAGGATCAGAGATCCCTCCGTCCCCGTAATACTGCTCGCCCAATTTCCATTTCCCTCTGGTAGCAATGGGCAAAGAAGTCGCTGCCTTCAACAAATTTAGAACATTAGAAGCGGTAGCCTTCACATATTCTGCTCTTGCTTTTGCAAGATTTGTGACTACCACATAAAAAGGAGAAGTTTCCTTCTTCTCCAAATATTCGGAAGGAAGCCTATACTTGGTTCCAAACAAATAGTCTATTAGATATTCTTGATCTAAAAAAGTTTTTCCCCGGAAAGGATTTAAAAAAGAGATCAATTGACTACCTGAGAGTTCTTTTCTCCAAATATCCAGGATTTTCAAACCATGTGCATGATCTGTTTCATAGCCAGTAGTGTAGTAAGCTGCAGCGCAGGAGCCTGAAGAAACTCCTAAAATTAGATCAAAGTATGTAGAAGGCATTGCCTGGTTGATCGCATATAAAGCACCGCCTGCAAAAGAACCTTTCATTCCTCCACCTGCGACTACCAATGCCCTCGCGCCTTTTTTGGCTTTAGGCAGACCAATCATCATTCCTGATTGTTCTGATTCTCCAGGAGAAAAATATGAACTCATCTAGAGATAAAATTTTCGACCCTTCTGCATTTGCAAGAAACTTGAAATTCTAAATCACAAATTCGATTTCCTTTTTCTTCCAAAAAAAAGACTTTTTTGCAACATTCCACGTAGATGTCAACGGGCGGCCCCTCGTTTCACTCGGGTCGAGCTACTACGGGTTTTTGAGCAATATTCATTGCGATTGCTTATTAAATTTTGATAAAAACAAATAAACGGCACCTAACCCATTTCCATTCAGGTCAGCACTGGTAAAGCCAGTAACATATATATTTTCTGCTGGATCCAATGTGATTCCGTAAGGGAAAAAAGAGGATTGTCGTATTAAACGAATTTCTTGTTTTGCACCAGTATTATCATATTTTACAACGAAAAGATCAGGAATCACACCAGCGGATTTAGGCGGTCCATCGAAATTTGCATAGGTATACCCTGTTATATAAACATTCGCCGAAGAATCTGATGTAATGCCGTAAGCATATGTGTCCCTTTCATCGCCTCCGAGCAATCGGGTCCATTGTTTGTTTCCATTCGTGTCGTATTTTACGATAAATAAATCCTGGCTACCTGTTCGAGTTTCTCCATCTAGATTTCCATTTGTGTAACCAGTTGTGTAAATATTTCCTGATAAATCCGATGTAATTCCATACGCTTCTGCCTCGCGTGAAAAAACTCCCAGCAATTTGAGCCACTGTTTATTTCCATTGGGATCGTATTTTACGACAAATAGGTCAATATTACCAACTTTTGTTTGTCCATCTAGGTTTCCATGAGTAGAGCCAGTTGCATAAACATTTCCTGAAGAATCAGATACAATATGACGTGAATATGTGGTTGCTCCAGAGGCTCCAAGTAAGCGGGTCCACATTTTATTTCCATTAGAGTCATATTTAATTACGAATAAATCGTAGCTCCCGGTTTTAGTTTGCCCATCAAGATTTCCTGAGGTGTAACCAGTAATATAAATATTTCCTAATGAATCAGATGTAATCCCTTGTGCCCGTGTTTGTTTGTTAACTATTCCTAATAAACGAGTCCATTGTTTATTTCCATTAGAATCATACTTTACTATAAACAGATCCTGACTCCCGGTCTTAGTTTGCCCATCAAGATTTCCATTTGTGTAACCAGTTGTGTAAATATTTCCTGAAGAATTAGAGGTGATTCCATATGCATATGTTTCTGCTATCTCACCAGGCGTACCGAGCAAACGGGTCCATTGTTTGTTCCCATTGGTATCATATTTTATGACAAATAAATCAATGTAACCGGATCTAATTTGTCCATCCAGATCTCCCCATGCCTCACCAGCTGTGTAAATATTCCCAGAAGGATCCGAAGTGATTGCATTTGCATATGTACTTGCTGAAAGCGTTCCTAAGAGGCGAGTCCAAGCAGCATCACTTTTGTTTTGAATTTCTGATTTTGTATTATTAAGGAGTGCTAACGCACTAACTGACAGGTTCGGATTGGATTTGGAATTGCAATTAAATAAGAATAAGATTCCAGTAAGATAGAAGATGCAATTTTTTTTGTAGGCTTTCATTAAGTATTTCTCAGAATACTTTTTAAGTAAAACGAATATTCAAATTGTAAATTATAATTTCATATTCTTGGGAATAAAGTTATGTGCCGTTTGGTCCTGTATCCTGATTGTATAATATACTGAAACGATTTTGCAGGCCGTTCTAAATAACCTCCTGTGACATTGCTCAGTATTTCACCCGTGTTTCTTCTCTTCTTATTATAAAAAATAAAATGACTGAGATCGTTTTGATGATTCTTGTGAAATTTTTTAGATTTGAATCTTGAAATAAATTATTAATTCTTAAACCGAAATCGTGTCGGATTTTAAAATGAAATCATGAATTCTTTTCTGTATTTCCATCTGAAAAACTTCCAAAAATTCTTTTGTTTTCCTCCCATTTTTAGCAGAAATTCGAATCAATTTTTACAAAAGTTATTTGACCGGTTGAGAGACGTAATTA includes these proteins:
- a CDS encoding PP2C family protein-serine/threonine phosphatase; its protein translation is MSTRNNSSNKTNEIPAITSVKEFLSEESLSRFRFAMSLFLFFAGFGLLLGDPSSQGIYDPKWIRVAHVSLICISLFLSFKFEKFKKYSELVLLFHFAVMSIHSFYLLYVNGLYLGYLFGLILVVFSTGVSINNRRVLIPVLLLFIAIAFFVGIHVKDPKIDVGMYYFGLISSGILSVLVIGFRMKTFETLLEADVQMEKIQTNMEEELSIAQKTQKGLVDLDFPEAGNFRIYSYFKPLESVGGDLIKTNLGKEGELDFFFADAAGHGVSAAMVSAMAVMAFKTTAPIAESPSKGLTMIHESLMTMIGGFFITAVYMRLDRKKKSLTYSYAGHHPAVLIKSDGSVQELTGKGTVLLALPKLFNRDYEVILESGDRVILFSDGMFEFYTEEKEFFGNEAFLDLIRDYTSLSGRVFLDSLGEAVIGLHSSPPRDDMTMLYLEVL
- a CDS encoding SBBP repeat-containing protein gives rise to the protein MKAYKKNCIFYLTGILFLFNCNSKSNPNLSVSALALLNNTKSEIQNKSDAAWTRLLGTLSASTYANAITSDPSGNIYTAGEAWGDLDGQIRSGYIDLFVIKYDTNGNKQWTRLLGTPGEIAETYAYGITSNSSGNIYTTGYTNGNLDGQTKTGSQDLFIVKYDSNGNKQWTRLLGIVNKQTRAQGITSDSLGNIYITGYTSGNLDGQTKTGSYDLFVIKYDSNGNKMWTRLLGASGATTYSRHIVSDSSGNVYATGSTHGNLDGQTKVGNIDLFVVKYDPNGNKQWLKLLGVFSREAEAYGITSDLSGNIYTTGYTNGNLDGETRTGSQDLFIVKYDTNGNKQWTRLLGGDERDTYAYGITSDSSANVYITGYTYANFDGPPKSAGVIPDLFVVKYDNTGAKQEIRLIRQSSFFPYGITLDPAENIYVTGFTSADLNGNGLGAVYLFLSKFNKQSQ
- a CDS encoding acyl-CoA thioesterase; translation: MSKPEKYPYSVQQKVAWGDMDAFGHVNNVVYARYFETARASYFDDMGLWESPQKPMEGGPVLTHIEMDYRKQVRFPETIDISVKLESVKNRSFSIVCSMWNQAGECVLTGKAELLWFNFSTGKPVAIPDVYKEQFFQQNK
- a CDS encoding intradiol ring-cleavage dioxygenase, with product MKRKDFLKSIFVSGAVFTGLTSSCNSQKDNSTSNLGLLQGILDTSSCNITDVSSTSVCSLIPKETEGPYPLDLSSNSSYFRQDITEGKTGVPLSLVLTIQNINDNCNPISNARVDIWHCDKDGYYSGYKESGYLGIRNYIGETFCRGIQLTDSSGIVNFTTIYPGWYSGRVTHIHFQVYLNNGLVATSQIAFPEDITKTIYNTSLYSDHGQNTSVPGNCYDNIFNNSSSDLSLELCTITKDNSTGGYIASLTVGIAN
- a CDS encoding patatin-like phospholipase family protein, which produces MSSYFSPGESEQSGMMIGLPKAKKGARALVVAGGGMKGSFAGGALYAINQAMPSTYFDLILGVSSGSCAAAYYTTGYETDHAHGLKILDIWRKELSGSQLISFLNPFRGKTFLDQEYLIDYLFGTKYRLPSEYLEKKETSPFYVVVTNLAKARAEYVKATASNVLNLLKAATSLPIATRGKWKLGEQYYGDGGISDPIPVESVIQAGYKDITVVLNSPEDEFSDPIPGFQGWLSYPSNKKLSHMISKVHHTMYNRAVRIIHSPPKGVKIRVISPEESELSMVTTSSKLLNRSVTKGMEAGQRLVANMIAEISGLKNKSKLLRKLFIPTIRPEEGKD
- a CDS encoding RNA polymerase subunit sigma-70; translated protein: MEKLSEKDKRLISSVEFYFREGNSEQFLKEAWTWAWALARGRYHLDEDSCSEIVLKLVLDAEEVLHLYRERGYSNFPAFFTTYTKNLIWNQRRKEIRLNKNEILSDGFERFYDPRSEFTKDILSERQKTSILIRKILSEMDPIASLILKLKHRIPLNLKDSRLFYSKLKKKKLKLRDYYGKDLEEERKSWIRKKELNEKLSRLYQNMQIHHFENSEKWKISRKQLLEVCGSVMEEKSFKKIGWYLGLSEHSVRKSYYFGISEIKRKEDLKKIRFLEAA
- a CDS encoding TerC family protein, with amino-acid sequence MDLHIIDLIVSLLTLTAMEIVLGIDNIVFLSIVVGKLPKEQQAGGRTIGLLAALGFRIGLLFTVSWLASLTNGLFQVGDFTVTGRDLIMLGGGLFLMAKSTSEIHHKMEEGETDLDTGSSPSFLNVIVQIIILDIIFSVDSIITAVGLSGNLMVMVLAVVISLIIMLIFSGKVSDFINEHPTMKILALSFLIMIGVMLFADGLHFHIPKGYIYFSMAFSLLVEFINMRIRKANQSP
- a CDS encoding acyl-CoA--6-aminopenicillanic acid acyltransferase, with the translated sequence MCDTFVVTPDSTSSGKMIFGKNSDREPNEPQCLVRYPETVSKESQKRLTFIDVPNSKKAREVLISRPLHMWGAEMGANSKGVVIGNEAVFTKLKIEKKNDGLTGMDLLRLGLERSDTASEARDLIIEYLERFGQDACGGYSNRDFFYHNSFIIADPKEAFVLETADRYWAWKKIKGFYAISNGLTLESDYDGLHSHAIDFARAKGWLKKGQTFSFKEAFSDSLFTSFSKCKVRREIVTDGGKFFGPKLGVAEAMQILRLEGKEKGSVPLSISQGGFPSKSIGYSPAQSGMGSVCLHAGGPLSPNQTTSSFVAELDTNPAYSQFWATGCSIPSLSVFIPFSIPGKTFLEGDIVQPGVNPDSSLWWNHEILYRLCLKNYDKAVSIFSAELKEKQEKYIQKVEYTLGLGRNFSLDPVTKEASEEVDRLYKKWRTQVLELAVNGNILPNFWSSPLYNLSWAIWNRKAHINSRVLKGIDLPYESAYL
- a CDS encoding glycosyltransferase family 39 protein, whose protein sequence is MKIKRALNIFFSEKIIASIFFVLTVLGFYLRFYKLTDQSLWFDELFSVTHSANVASIPDLLEGIKWDVHPPGYQIILYYWIKLFGDSDFSVRSLSSFANIISIIIVTVIYYFRINKNLIMSLGLAASLSACSILLLYSQEARSYSLMASFGLLAIVLSMVHDQYQTSYVWLLTFLILLIESWIHYLGLIWAGSIIIIHFLYNVFNKEKSKAILWGITGSLILISFIPWYLFTTAGHKMVPMKHIPPAEFTFPLTIMFLFFGRGILTYFPSLIFTTISEFRRSPKNLKFFSLYAIVVFYSLVLYSLQIFANLPMILDRNIIVISTAYILLIFLNSEFSEKWKKTFYFSILFSASIQLYDFKTYTKKYYKKEEYRNISIQVEKIKYELGINHKLSFVSIYPDHQSHYLPEEKIEKCEANTNFNSENKSKGSYLIYLWGHIGKSFSSSPSQHCLFPEYEIIKESAFFKAGLVLLRKKI
- a CDS encoding SelL-related redox protein, whose translation is MKFLPKEILESKVEGRNLTGPSFGDNLPQKPSLLVFLRHLGCIFCRETVEDLRAFSSEMAAFPPVLFVYPDSVRDGEEFFSRFWPEAKAISNPSASFYEQINVLEGNLIELAGPEVWVSAVRALAKGNFYGVQGRHLLRMPGVFLVLKDRILWTHSYRHIGDEPDWSKIPGCTPLPTDEYDPGILPA